From one Dermacentor variabilis isolate Ectoservices chromosome 3, ASM5094787v1, whole genome shotgun sequence genomic stretch:
- the LOC142576332 gene encoding uncharacterized protein LOC142576332 produces the protein MGSQGAALAAQPGRGIRSTEMPAQDYEMVVPHLPSGSSVLNTVFLHGDVTARPYRVEHFRDALARLSLLPDVVALGAYQMNHLWAVTFNSEGAKAKILQAEAFNVKDHRCVVIDPTNRGVRLKLFWLLHGVQDDDVRVALAAFGKVTEITRDKWKVKGCVVKASTTRSVTLKLKGGVTIEDLPHQLRVGEDVALVHVPGRAPLCLRCRGKGHIRRECRVPRCGLCRRFGHDESQCVRSYANVAGQARSDEAAEHIMDEADAVEATRGSGGDYAIKESTSKETAPAPLADTSQAGKEQTQPAVASKPAFFPEKADSVTAVSLVTTGQLGDTQEDADTEMPAASSVPVKRAHEDSDNQEPRLVGERGEEPPPKAPSTRRGPFKPKPKLPPERSTAFALPPP, from the coding sequence ATGGGCTCCCAAGGAGCGGCTTTAGCGGCCCAGCCGGGTCGCGGTATCAGGAGCACTGAAATGCCTGCCCAGGATTATGAAATGGTTGTTCCTCATCTGCCATCAGGTTCGAGTGTTTTGAACACAGTATTTCTGCATGGTGATGTCACCGCCAGGCCATATCGCGTCGAGCATTTTCGCGACGCCCTAGCGCGTCTGTCATTGCTGCCGGATGTGGTTGCCCTTGGGGCATATCAGATGAACCACCTGTGGGCCGTTACTTTCAACAGCGAAGGAGCGAAGGCAAAGATTCTGCAGGCCGAAGCTTTCAATGTGAAAGACCACCGCTGCGTGGTTATTGATCCGACCAACCGAGGCGTCAGGCTGAAGCTGTTTTGGCTGCTCCACGGTGTGCAAGACGACGACGTGCGCGTGGCATTAGCAGCGTTCGGAAAAGTGACCGAAATAACCCGCGATAAATGGAAGGTTAAAGGCTGTGTCGTCAAGGCTTCAACAACACGGTCGGTTACACTGAAATTGAAGGGGGGTGTTACCATCGAGGACTTGCCCCATCAGTTGCGCGTTGGTGAGGACGTTGCTCTCGTCCATGTTCCTGGTAGGGCTCCGCTCTGCCTTCGGTGCCGTGGAAAAGGACATATACGCCGTGAGTGCCGGGTGCCACGCTGCGGGCTATGCCGGCGTTTCGGCCACGATGAGAGCCAGTGCGTGCGTAGCTACGCTAATGTTGCGGGCCAGGCACGAAGTGATGAAGCGGCCGAACACATCATGGATGAAGCAGACGCGGTCGAAGCAACCCGCGGAAGTGGGGGAGATTATGCTATCAAGGAGTCGACATCCAAGGAAACCGCACCCGCACCCCTTGCAGATACCAGCCAAGCCGGTAAGGAACAAACCCAGCCGGCCGTCGCATCAAAGCCAGCGTTCTTTCCGGAAAAAGCGGATAGCGTGACTGCTGTAAGCCTGGTTACGACTGGGCAGCTGGGCGACACAcaggaagacgccgataccgagatGCCCGCAGCGTCAAGTGTACCAGTGAAGCGGGCTCACGAGGATTCGGATAATCAGGAACCGAGATTGGTCGGTGAACGCGGCGAGGAGCCTCCGCCGAAGGCACCTTCAACGCGCCGCGGACCGTTCAAGCCCAAACCGAAACTGCCACCGGAACGCAGTACTGCGTTTGCTCTCCCTCCGCCTTAG